A single window of Ferrimonas balearica DSM 9799 DNA harbors:
- a CDS encoding D-alanine--D-alanine ligase: protein MSEVVKQDKVAVLFGGTSAEREVSLRSGAAVLAGLQRGGVDAHPFDPAERSLDELKGFDRAFIVLHGRGGEDGTVQGALELMKIPYTGSRVLGCAVAMDKVRTKWLWAGLGLPTADFEVVDKESFSPNSAEDIMARLGSPVMVKPACEGSSIGMAKAEDAASLQKAIDTALQYDDTVLVEAWVHGPEFTVSILGEEALPAIRMETPNVFYDYEAKYQSQTTQYHCPAGLSDDDEQALRALALRAFKAVGASGWGRVDVMRDADGSWRLLEVNTVPGMTETSLVPKAANAVGVDFDTLVARILAASY from the coding sequence GTGAGTGAGGTTGTGAAGCAGGACAAGGTGGCGGTGCTGTTTGGTGGCACCAGCGCTGAGCGGGAAGTCTCTTTGCGCTCCGGTGCTGCGGTGCTGGCCGGATTGCAGCGTGGCGGCGTGGATGCCCACCCGTTTGACCCGGCAGAGCGCTCGCTGGATGAACTTAAAGGCTTCGATCGCGCCTTTATCGTGCTGCACGGCCGCGGCGGTGAAGATGGTACCGTTCAGGGCGCGCTGGAGCTGATGAAGATCCCCTACACCGGCTCCCGGGTTCTGGGCTGTGCAGTGGCGATGGACAAGGTGCGCACCAAGTGGTTGTGGGCTGGCCTTGGCTTGCCGACTGCGGATTTTGAAGTCGTTGATAAAGAGTCGTTTAGTCCGAACAGTGCTGAGGATATAATGGCCCGCTTGGGTTCGCCGGTGATGGTGAAACCCGCCTGTGAAGGCTCCTCCATCGGCATGGCAAAAGCTGAGGATGCGGCGTCTTTGCAGAAGGCGATCGACACCGCTTTGCAGTACGACGATACCGTGCTGGTGGAAGCCTGGGTCCATGGCCCGGAGTTCACCGTGTCGATTCTTGGCGAAGAGGCGTTGCCGGCGATCCGGATGGAAACCCCCAACGTGTTTTATGACTACGAAGCCAAGTATCAGAGCCAGACCACCCAGTATCACTGTCCGGCGGGTCTGAGCGACGACGACGAGCAGGCCCTGCGGGCCTTGGCACTGCGCGCTTTCAAGGCGGTGGGTGCCAGTGGCTGGGGTCGGGTTGACGTGATGCGGGATGCGGATGGCAGCTGGCGTTTGCTGGAGGTCAACACCGTACCCGGCATGACCGAAACCAGCCTGGTGCCCAAAGCGGCCAACGCTGTGGGCGTGGATTTTGACACACTGGTAGCCCGAATTCTGGCGGCCAGTTACTGA
- a CDS encoding peptidoglycan DD-metalloendopeptidase family protein has translation MSVTVFIRGKHGVRRIEPGKRWLLAPLMLVAAGATLWWQARENVSTVEHQLAAASASTEHHQNEIAALRDRTEAQLSLLAARLGRMQARMNRIESLGIAVADRVELSDQFDFQSEVGLGSSGVEPSEQVELSLLLEEMDQMMLRLERADDQLALLETLERHHHIDEDTYLSGRPLSKGWQSSSFGYRNDPFNGRRTLHRGLDFAGPEGGEVIATGAGVVSYSGTMFGYGNLVEIDHGNGVKTRYGHNKENLVELGQVVAKGETVALIGNTGRSTGPHVHYEVMLNDQQVDPARYVYRKPRT, from the coding sequence ATGAGTGTAACAGTCTTTATTCGTGGAAAGCACGGTGTACGCCGTATCGAACCCGGCAAACGTTGGTTGCTGGCGCCGTTGATGCTGGTGGCAGCCGGTGCAACCTTGTGGTGGCAGGCAAGGGAAAACGTCTCCACCGTGGAACACCAGTTGGCGGCCGCTTCGGCCTCCACGGAACATCATCAGAATGAGATCGCCGCGCTGCGCGATCGCACCGAGGCCCAGCTCTCCTTGCTGGCGGCTCGGCTTGGTCGCATGCAGGCCCGCATGAACCGCATCGAATCTCTGGGGATCGCTGTGGCGGATCGGGTCGAGCTGTCGGATCAGTTCGACTTCCAAAGCGAAGTGGGATTGGGCAGCAGCGGCGTCGAACCCTCCGAACAAGTGGAGCTCAGTTTGCTGCTCGAAGAGATGGATCAGATGATGCTTCGACTCGAACGTGCAGATGATCAGCTCGCCCTACTTGAAACTCTCGAACGTCATCACCATATCGATGAGGACACATACTTATCCGGCCGTCCGTTATCCAAAGGCTGGCAGTCGTCCTCCTTCGGTTACCGCAACGATCCCTTCAATGGACGTCGTACCTTACACCGGGGACTGGATTTTGCCGGACCGGAAGGTGGCGAGGTGATCGCGACGGGGGCGGGAGTGGTATCCTACTCCGGCACCATGTTCGGATATGGCAATCTCGTAGAGATTGACCACGGTAACGGTGTGAAAACCCGTTACGGGCATAATAAGGAGAATCTGGTGGAGCTTGGCCAGGTGGTGGCCAAGGGGGAAACCGTCGCGCTTATCGGTAATACCGGGCGCTCAACCGGACCCCATGTGCATTACGAAGTGATGCTCAACGATCAACAGGTGGATCCTGCGCGGTACGTGTACCGCAAGCCCAGAACTTAA
- the ftsZ gene encoding cell division protein FtsZ, whose protein sequence is MFEIVDCHNDDAVIKVIGVGGGGGNAVEHMVEQTIEGVEFICANTDSQALRKSSANTTIQLGKNVTKGLGAGANPEVGREAALEDRETIRAAIAGSDMVFIAAGMGGGTGTGAAPVVAEVAKEEGILTVAVVTKPFSFEGKKRSAFADQGIDLLSKHVDSLITVPNDKLLKVLGGRTSLLDAFKAANNVLLGAVQGIAELITRPGLINVDFADVKTVMSEMGNAMMGTGVARGEDRAEEAAEAAVASPLLEDIDLSGARGVLVNITAGLDISIEEFETVGNHVKAYASENATVVVGAVIDPEMSDELRVTVVATGIGAEKKPDIQLVSNAVAKPKQPEPARDAYTAEPAAPSMTRPAVEPSHNEPAEPMRTSVGGQGGAAAAKQPNENLNKDNYLDIPAFLRRQAD, encoded by the coding sequence ATGTTTGAGATCGTGGATTGTCACAATGATGACGCTGTCATCAAGGTCATCGGCGTCGGTGGCGGCGGTGGTAATGCGGTAGAACACATGGTCGAACAGACCATCGAAGGGGTGGAGTTCATCTGCGCCAATACCGATTCCCAGGCGCTGCGCAAGTCGTCCGCCAACACCACCATCCAGCTGGGTAAAAATGTCACCAAGGGCCTGGGTGCCGGTGCCAACCCGGAAGTGGGCCGCGAAGCGGCACTGGAAGACCGTGAAACCATTCGTGCCGCCATCGCCGGTTCCGACATGGTGTTTATCGCTGCCGGTATGGGCGGCGGTACCGGTACCGGTGCAGCTCCGGTTGTCGCGGAAGTGGCCAAGGAGGAGGGGATCCTCACCGTGGCTGTGGTCACCAAGCCGTTCTCCTTTGAAGGCAAAAAGCGCTCCGCCTTTGCCGACCAGGGCATCGACCTGCTGTCCAAGCACGTTGACTCCTTGATTACCGTGCCGAACGACAAACTGCTGAAGGTTCTGGGCGGTCGCACCAGCCTGCTGGACGCTTTCAAAGCGGCCAACAACGTGCTGCTGGGTGCGGTTCAGGGTATCGCTGAACTGATCACCCGTCCGGGCCTGATTAACGTCGACTTCGCCGACGTCAAAACCGTGATGTCCGAAATGGGTAACGCCATGATGGGTACCGGTGTTGCCCGCGGTGAAGACCGTGCGGAAGAAGCGGCAGAAGCGGCTGTAGCCAGCCCGCTGCTGGAAGACATCGACCTGTCCGGCGCGCGCGGTGTTCTGGTGAACATCACCGCTGGCCTCGACATCAGCATCGAAGAGTTCGAAACCGTGGGTAACCACGTGAAGGCTTACGCCTCCGAAAACGCCACTGTGGTGGTGGGTGCGGTTATCGATCCGGAGATGAGCGACGAGCTGCGCGTGACCGTTGTGGCCACCGGTATCGGTGCTGAGAAGAAGCCGGACATTCAGTTGGTGTCCAATGCGGTCGCTAAACCTAAGCAGCCGGAGCCGGCTCGCGACGCTTACACCGCGGAACCGGCAGCGCCGAGCATGACTCGTCCGGCCGTGGAGCCGTCCCACAATGAGCCCGCAGAACCGATGCGGACCTCTGTGGGTGGCCAGGGTGGCGCGGCAGCCGCCAAGCAGCCCAATGAGAACCTGAACAAGGACAACTATCTCGATATCCCGGCGTTTCTGCGCCGTCAGGCCGATTAA
- the secA gene encoding preprotein translocase subunit SecA has translation MFGKLLTKVFGSKNERTLKQLQKVVAQINALEADWEALSDEQLKQKTEEFKQRLADGTPLDAVLPEAFATVREASKRVFGMRHFDVQLVGGMVLQSGRIAEMRTGEGKTLTATLPAYLNALTGKGVHVITVNDYLARRDAEWNRPLFEFLGMTVGINVPGLSHMDKKAAYEADITYGTNNEFGFDYLRDNMAFSAPERVQRELHYAVVDEVDSILIDEARTPLIISGAAEDSSALYIQVNTLIPKLVRQDKEDSEEFTGEGDYSVDEKAKQVNMTERGQEKVEQLLLEAGLLNEGDSLYSATNISLLHHVNAALRAHTLFERDVDYIVSDNGEIVIVDEHTGRTMPGRRWSDGLHQAVEAKEGQRIQNENQTLASITFQNYFRMYEKLAGMTGTADTEAFEFQSIYGLDTVVIPTNKPMIRKDMADLVYLTAEEKFEAIINDIRDCIERGQPVLVGTISIESSELLSNVLRKAKIKHNVLNAKFHEKEAEIVAEAGRPGAVTIATNMAGRGTDIVLGGSWQSEIDALGEGATEAQIEKIKADWRVRHEQVLEAGGLHIIGTERHESRRIDNQLRGRSGRQGDAGSSRFYLSMEDALMRIFASDRVSGMMKKLGMERGEAIEHPWVNRAIENAQRKVEARNFDIRKQLLEYDDVANDQRQVVYAQRNELMDAEDIHETIEAVRADVLEEVVGQYIPPQSLEEMWDIPGLEERLASDFNLKLPIGQWLEEEDDLHEENLHERIVKAWDDAYAAKEEQVGAPVLRQFEKAIMLQTLDNLWKEHLAAMDHLRQGIHLRGYAQKNPKQEYKRESFALFQSMLDSLKTDVISILSKVQVQAQADVDEMEAKRREQEEQLARMRNFQHAQSEGMGEEGESSPEQRQGPKVGRNDPCPCGSGKKYKQCHGKLS, from the coding sequence ATGTTTGGAAAACTCCTCACCAAGGTTTTTGGTAGCAAAAACGAACGTACTCTCAAGCAGCTGCAAAAGGTAGTTGCCCAAATCAACGCATTGGAAGCGGACTGGGAAGCGCTGAGCGACGAACAGTTGAAGCAGAAGACTGAGGAGTTCAAGCAACGCTTGGCCGACGGCACTCCGTTGGACGCCGTGTTGCCGGAAGCCTTCGCCACCGTACGCGAGGCCTCCAAGCGCGTGTTCGGCATGCGCCACTTTGATGTCCAGCTGGTGGGCGGTATGGTGCTGCAGTCCGGCCGCATCGCCGAGATGCGCACCGGTGAAGGTAAAACCCTGACCGCGACCCTGCCAGCCTACCTCAATGCCCTGACCGGCAAAGGCGTTCACGTCATTACCGTGAACGACTACCTGGCCCGCCGTGACGCCGAGTGGAACCGTCCGCTGTTTGAATTCCTCGGCATGACCGTCGGCATCAACGTGCCGGGCCTGTCCCATATGGACAAGAAGGCCGCCTACGAGGCCGACATCACTTACGGCACCAACAACGAATTCGGCTTCGACTACCTGCGTGACAATATGGCGTTCTCCGCGCCGGAACGTGTCCAGCGCGAACTGCACTATGCGGTGGTGGATGAAGTGGACTCCATCCTTATCGATGAAGCCCGTACCCCGCTGATCATCTCTGGCGCAGCGGAAGACAGCTCTGCCCTGTACATCCAGGTCAACACCCTGATCCCGAAACTGGTTCGCCAGGACAAAGAGGACAGCGAAGAGTTCACCGGTGAAGGGGACTACAGCGTTGATGAGAAGGCCAAGCAGGTCAACATGACCGAGCGTGGTCAGGAGAAGGTTGAACAACTGCTGCTGGAAGCGGGCCTGCTCAACGAAGGTGACTCCCTCTACAGCGCCACCAACATCTCCCTGCTGCACCACGTGAATGCGGCCCTGCGTGCCCACACCCTGTTTGAGCGTGATGTGGACTACATCGTCAGCGACAACGGCGAGATCGTGATTGTGGATGAGCACACCGGCCGTACCATGCCGGGTCGTCGCTGGTCTGATGGCCTGCACCAGGCGGTGGAAGCCAAAGAGGGTCAGCGCATCCAGAACGAGAACCAGACTCTGGCGTCCATCACCTTCCAGAACTACTTCCGTATGTACGAGAAGCTGGCAGGCATGACCGGTACCGCCGACACCGAAGCGTTCGAATTCCAAAGCATCTACGGCCTCGACACCGTGGTGATCCCGACCAACAAGCCGATGATCCGTAAGGACATGGCTGACCTGGTTTACCTGACCGCCGAAGAGAAGTTCGAGGCGATCATCAACGACATCCGTGACTGCATTGAGCGTGGTCAGCCGGTATTGGTGGGCACCATCTCCATCGAATCCTCCGAGCTGCTCTCCAACGTGCTGCGCAAAGCCAAGATCAAGCACAACGTGCTGAACGCCAAGTTCCACGAGAAAGAGGCGGAGATCGTGGCGGAAGCGGGTCGTCCCGGCGCCGTAACCATCGCCACCAACATGGCCGGCCGTGGTACCGATATCGTACTGGGCGGCAGCTGGCAGTCTGAAATTGACGCTCTGGGTGAAGGCGCCACTGAAGCGCAGATCGAGAAGATCAAAGCCGACTGGCGGGTGCGCCACGAGCAGGTGCTGGAAGCCGGTGGTCTGCACATCATCGGTACCGAGCGTCACGAATCCCGCCGTATCGACAACCAGCTGCGTGGCCGTTCCGGTCGTCAGGGTGATGCCGGTTCCTCCCGTTTCTACCTGTCCATGGAAGATGCCCTGATGCGCATCTTCGCCTCCGACCGCGTGTCCGGCATGATGAAGAAGCTGGGCATGGAGCGTGGCGAAGCGATTGAACACCCCTGGGTGAACCGTGCCATCGAGAACGCCCAGCGCAAGGTGGAAGCCCGCAACTTCGATATTCGTAAGCAGCTGCTGGAGTACGATGATGTGGCCAACGATCAGCGTCAGGTGGTGTACGCCCAGCGTAACGAACTGATGGACGCCGAGGACATCCACGAAACCATCGAAGCGGTTCGTGCTGACGTGCTGGAAGAGGTTGTCGGCCAGTACATCCCGCCGCAGTCGCTGGAAGAGATGTGGGACATCCCGGGCCTGGAAGAGCGTCTGGCTTCCGACTTCAACCTGAAGCTGCCGATTGGTCAGTGGCTGGAAGAGGAAGACGACCTGCACGAAGAGAACCTGCACGAGCGCATCGTGAAGGCGTGGGATGATGCCTACGCCGCCAAGGAAGAGCAAGTAGGTGCACCGGTACTGCGTCAGTTCGAGAAAGCGATCATGCTGCAGACTCTCGACAACCTTTGGAAAGAGCATCTGGCCGCGATGGACCACCTGCGTCAGGGTATCCACCTGCGTGGCTACGCTCAGAAGAACCCGAAGCAGGAGTACAAGCGTGAGTCCTTTGCGCTGTTCCAGAGCATGCTGGACAGCCTCAAGACCGACGTGATCAGCATCCTGTCCAAGGTGCAGGTGCAGGCTCAGGCGGACGTCGATGAGATGGAAGCCAAGCGCCGTGAGCAGGAGGAGCAGCTGGCCCGTATGCGCAACTTCCAGCACGCCCAGAGTGAAGGTATGGGTGAGGAGGGCGAAAGTTCTCCTGAGCAGCGTCAGGGCCCGAAAGTCGGCCGTAACGACCCGTGCCCCTGTGGCTCCGGTAAGAAATACAAGCAGTGCCACGGTAAGCTGAGCTAA
- the ftsA gene encoding cell division protein FtsA, producing the protein MTTSTETGLVVGLDIGTAQVTAVIGEVLPDGEISVIGIGSQLSRGMDKGGVNDLDSVVRCVRLALTQAENMAQCEVASVYLSISGHHISCQNEKGMVSIDGAEVMQEDVDHVIHTAQSVKIPNERRILHVLPQEFTIDELEGIRSPVGMSGMRMEAKVHMVTCASDWARNITKCVERCGIHVDGLVFSGIASAESVLTEDEKDLGVCLVDIGAGTTDIAIYSGGALRHCQVIPVAGNQVTSDIAKIFRTPLSHAEQIKVQFACARSGLVSSEDSIEVPSVGGRPARTMSRQTLAEVVEPRYQELFELVADALRASGLEDQVAAGVVLTGGTAQIEGAEVVAEECFGMPVRLAQPLPLKGLNDYIREPSYATAVGLLHHGAQQLMEKTQERAPQNGISQLLTRMQSWFKGEF; encoded by the coding sequence ATGACCACGAGCACAGAAACCGGTTTGGTCGTTGGCCTGGACATCGGCACCGCACAAGTCACCGCAGTGATCGGTGAGGTGCTGCCGGATGGCGAAATCAGCGTTATTGGTATCGGCAGTCAGTTGTCCCGGGGCATGGACAAGGGTGGGGTGAACGACCTCGACTCGGTCGTGCGCTGCGTCCGGCTGGCCCTGACCCAGGCGGAAAATATGGCCCAGTGTGAGGTGGCGTCGGTGTATCTGAGCATCTCCGGCCACCACATCAGCTGCCAGAACGAAAAAGGCATGGTCTCCATCGACGGTGCCGAGGTGATGCAGGAAGACGTGGACCACGTGATCCACACCGCGCAGTCGGTCAAGATCCCCAATGAGCGACGCATCCTGCATGTCCTGCCCCAGGAGTTCACCATCGATGAACTCGAGGGGATCCGCAGTCCGGTCGGCATGTCCGGCATGCGGATGGAAGCGAAAGTGCACATGGTGACCTGCGCGTCCGACTGGGCCCGCAACATCACCAAGTGTGTGGAGCGCTGTGGCATCCATGTGGATGGCCTGGTGTTCTCCGGCATCGCTTCCGCCGAATCGGTACTGACCGAAGATGAGAAAGACCTCGGCGTCTGCCTGGTCGACATCGGTGCGGGTACCACCGACATCGCGATCTACAGCGGTGGGGCTCTGCGTCACTGTCAGGTGATTCCGGTGGCCGGCAACCAGGTGACCAGCGACATCGCCAAGATCTTCCGTACGCCACTGAGCCATGCGGAGCAGATCAAAGTGCAGTTTGCCTGTGCCCGCAGTGGCCTGGTGAGCAGCGAAGACAGCATTGAAGTGCCGTCAGTGGGTGGTCGTCCCGCCCGCACCATGTCCCGCCAGACCCTGGCGGAGGTGGTGGAACCCCGTTACCAGGAGCTGTTTGAGCTGGTGGCGGATGCCCTGCGTGCCAGTGGCCTGGAAGACCAGGTGGCGGCCGGGGTGGTACTGACCGGTGGCACTGCCCAGATCGAGGGCGCGGAAGTGGTGGCGGAGGAGTGCTTCGGCATGCCGGTGCGCCTGGCCCAGCCGCTGCCCCTGAAGGGATTGAACGATTACATCCGGGAGCCCAGCTACGCCACGGCGGTGGGGCTTCTGCATCACGGCGCCCAGCAACTGATGGAAAAGACTCAGGAGCGGGCACCACAGAATGGCATAAGCCAGCTGCTGACACGCATGCAGAGCTGGTTTAAAGGTGAATTTTAA
- a CDS encoding DUF721 domain-containing protein, with translation MKSKPQDLSMLMGQRFAQIQDKSGTLAQLHQHLLAALDPAVRPHCAVSNLRGGVLVIGVSSAAWATRLQYQRLELLSELRGKGFPMLTSIEFKVNPQLSRLQAEKPTNTNRLSDKASEHLQQLAENIGGELGEKLKRLAAQAGRPDKGSKSD, from the coding sequence ATGAAGTCCAAGCCTCAGGACCTGTCCATGTTGATGGGCCAGCGTTTTGCGCAGATCCAGGATAAGTCCGGCACATTGGCCCAGTTACACCAGCATCTGCTGGCAGCGTTGGATCCGGCAGTGCGTCCGCACTGTGCGGTGTCCAATCTGCGCGGCGGCGTTCTGGTGATTGGCGTGAGCTCGGCAGCCTGGGCAACCCGGTTGCAGTACCAGCGTCTGGAACTGCTGTCAGAGCTGAGGGGCAAGGGGTTTCCCATGCTCACCAGTATCGAGTTTAAAGTCAACCCGCAGCTGTCCCGCCTCCAGGCGGAGAAGCCCACCAATACCAACCGCTTAAGCGACAAAGCGAGCGAGCACTTACAACAGCTGGCAGAGAATATAGGCGGCGAATTGGGAGAGAAGCTGAAACGACTGGCCGCCCAAGCAGGGCGGCCAGATAAAGGATCAAAGTCCGATTAG
- the mutT gene encoding 8-oxo-dGTP diphosphatase MutT, producing the protein MAIVQVAIGLVVIDGAVLVAKRHKDQHQGGLWEFPGGKVEPGETPEQAVIRECQEEVGLTLSQPELFDYIEHDYGDRQVQLSAFLATAAEGEAHGREGNPLRWCPISELAQLPMPAANGRLIEKLLAAQ; encoded by the coding sequence ATGGCGATAGTGCAGGTGGCGATTGGTCTGGTGGTGATCGATGGGGCAGTACTGGTGGCAAAACGCCACAAAGATCAGCACCAGGGCGGTTTATGGGAGTTCCCCGGGGGAAAAGTGGAGCCCGGTGAAACCCCGGAGCAGGCGGTGATCCGAGAGTGTCAGGAGGAGGTGGGGCTGACCCTGAGCCAGCCGGAGTTGTTTGATTACATCGAACACGACTACGGCGACCGCCAGGTGCAGCTGAGTGCGTTCCTGGCCACCGCCGCGGAGGGGGAAGCGCACGGGCGTGAAGGCAACCCGCTGCGCTGGTGTCCGATCAGTGAGCTGGCGCAGCTGCCGATGCCGGCAGCGAACGGGCGGCTGATTGAGAAGTTGTTGGCGGCGCAGTAA
- a CDS encoding cell division protein FtsQ/DivIB gives MVLAQWREIRWSLWLGLTFLFLVLIGLVQGGLWLKAFATSADQLPIEEVALMGERRFTADQEVRDALHNLETWSLFTADVGQIRDALDDLPWVDRVTVRREWPNRLRVFLVEQQPVAHWDGEGWLNDRAEPFQAPVRPGLDALPELRGPQGSASKVWQMWQQVSELLALNGHTGHSLSLSGRHAWQLVLDNGIALELGRKDTLARVQRFIDVWPELQRDGRVPERVDLRYDTGLAVRWQQNEQEKQKG, from the coding sequence ATGGTGCTGGCGCAATGGCGTGAGATTCGGTGGAGCCTGTGGCTGGGGCTCACCTTCCTGTTTCTGGTCCTGATTGGACTGGTGCAGGGCGGGCTCTGGCTCAAGGCCTTTGCCACCAGCGCCGATCAGCTGCCGATCGAAGAGGTCGCGCTGATGGGCGAACGGCGCTTTACCGCCGACCAGGAGGTGCGGGATGCCCTGCACAACCTGGAGACCTGGAGTCTGTTTACCGCCGATGTGGGGCAGATCCGGGACGCGTTGGACGACCTGCCCTGGGTAGACCGGGTCACCGTCCGACGCGAATGGCCCAACCGCCTGCGGGTGTTCCTGGTGGAGCAGCAGCCGGTGGCGCACTGGGACGGCGAAGGCTGGTTGAATGACCGGGCCGAACCGTTCCAGGCCCCAGTCAGACCTGGGCTGGATGCCCTGCCGGAACTGCGAGGGCCCCAGGGCAGCGCAAGCAAGGTTTGGCAGATGTGGCAGCAAGTGTCTGAATTGCTGGCATTGAATGGCCACACTGGGCACTCTTTGAGTCTCAGCGGGCGCCACGCCTGGCAACTGGTGCTGGATAACGGCATCGCCCTTGAACTGGGCAGAAAAGATACCCTGGCCCGGGTGCAGCGTTTTATCGACGTCTGGCCCGAGCTACAGCGTGACGGCCGAGTGCCGGAACGGGTGGACTTACGATACGACACGGGATTGGCCGTGCGTTGGCAGCAAAACGAGCAAGAGAAGCAGAAGGGATGA
- the lpxC gene encoding UDP-3-O-acyl-N-acetylglucosamine deacetylase codes for MSKQRTLQRPIQATGVGLHSGKKVTLGIKPAPANTGIVFRRVDLNPVAEIPARADLVRETTLCTGLVNEQGVKVATVEHLLSALAGLGVDNAFIEVDAPEIPIMDGSASPFVFLLQSAGIVEQSASKQYLRIRKTVRVEDGDKWAEFRPYHGFKLDFSIDFQHPEISRSAQRMTLDFSAGAFSRKISRARTFGFMKDIEFLRANNLALGGSMENAIVLDEFRILNPDGLRDKDEFVKHKILDAVGDLYLAGHAILGEYRAHKSGHALNNQMVRAVLADASAWELVSFEQAQEVPMDYLVPATA; via the coding sequence ATGAGTAAACAGCGAACGCTACAGCGCCCAATTCAAGCCACTGGTGTGGGTCTCCACTCCGGTAAAAAGGTGACGCTCGGGATCAAACCGGCCCCGGCGAATACAGGTATTGTATTCCGCCGTGTCGATCTGAACCCCGTGGCGGAGATCCCGGCGCGCGCTGATCTGGTTCGTGAAACCACCCTTTGTACCGGCCTGGTCAATGAGCAGGGCGTCAAGGTGGCGACCGTCGAGCACCTGCTGTCTGCCCTGGCAGGCCTGGGTGTGGACAACGCTTTCATCGAGGTGGACGCGCCGGAAATTCCGATTATGGACGGCAGCGCCAGCCCCTTCGTCTTCTTGCTGCAAAGCGCTGGTATTGTGGAGCAGTCTGCGTCCAAACAGTATCTGCGTATCCGCAAGACCGTGCGTGTAGAAGATGGCGACAAGTGGGCCGAGTTCCGCCCCTATCACGGCTTCAAACTGGACTTCTCCATCGATTTCCAGCACCCGGAAATCAGCCGCAGTGCCCAGCGTATGACCCTGGATTTCTCCGCCGGGGCATTCAGCCGCAAGATCAGCCGAGCTCGTACCTTCGGCTTTATGAAGGACATCGAGTTCCTGCGTGCCAACAACCTGGCGCTGGGTGGCAGCATGGAGAATGCCATCGTGCTGGACGAGTTCCGGATCCTGAATCCGGACGGTCTGCGCGACAAAGATGAGTTTGTGAAGCACAAGATCCTCGACGCCGTCGGTGATCTGTACCTGGCTGGTCACGCCATCCTGGGTGAGTACCGGGCCCACAAGTCCGGTCACGCCCTCAATAACCAGATGGTGCGGGCGGTCCTGGCGGATGCCTCGGCCTGGGAGCTGGTGAGCTTTGAACAGGCCCAGGAGGTCCCAATGGACTACCTGGTTCCTGCGACTGCCTAA